In Rutidosis leptorrhynchoides isolate AG116_Rl617_1_P2 chromosome 2, CSIRO_AGI_Rlap_v1, whole genome shotgun sequence, one genomic interval encodes:
- the LOC139890637 gene encoding ATP-dependent DNA helicase Q-like SIM, with product MDGSKFDPDLIIAELISMGFQISDASQAVKQVGPSLNNAIDFILNKNNNNNASNTNEDNGSSKKVTRKKEVKQSIVGRMRQSTILDHLQSAGKSKISKTSVEADASGSRAKVVGLSSCSIEEDVGLDWEVRANRLLQQHFGYASIKTFQKEALEAWMAHKDCLVLAATGSGKSLCFQIPALLTGKVVVVISPLISLMHDQCLKLAKHGVSACFLGSGQIDHTVEQKAMGGMYQIIYVCPETILRLIKPLQSLAESRGIALFAIDEVHCVSKWGHDFRPDYRRLSALRENFNTEKFPFLKFPIPIMALTATATTRVRDDILNSLRMSKDPKIVLTSFFRPNLRFSVKHSRTSASSYERDFCELIEAYSSDQNCIKNKNKNKNKNENKHDILKEREKNWLECTDDGDSFESDDDITDPSKSWDDGSKIKELSVEYLEDECDLSLDVDDLDVTCGEFNVRSSTNEVNNHASSSHAEGEMAVDLGSTIIYVPTRKDTVSIAKYLCRYGVKAAAYHAKLPKTQLRQVHKEFHEDSLHVVVATIAFGMGIDKLNVRRIIHYGWPQSLEAYYQEAGRAGRDGKLANCVLYANLSRMPSLLPSRRNEEQTRQAYKMLSDCFRYAVHTSKCRAQMLVQYFGEDFTDHDCHTCDVCIKGPPEKQDVKDEATLLLQIIAAHNENRSYLEDCSYDDDNRRQICIAKPNVKMFVSRIREQDIKFATTDILWWQGLVRILEDKGFLREADEKIHVQIKYPELTKLGLEYLRTKSEQPLYVCPEADMLLSQTTPKPFSSFSEWGKGWADPEIRKRRLSRNRPWKPPRQRKKQKRQVDMKTVRGRLAAKLSK from the exons ATGGATGGGAGCAAATTTGATCCTGACCTAATAATTGCTGAACTCATAAGCATGGGGTTTCAGATTTCAGATGCTTCACAAGCTGTTAAACAAGTGGGCCCATCATTAAACAATGcaattgatttcattttaaacaaaaataacaataataatgcttCCAATACAAATGAAGATAATGGCAGTAGCAAGAAAGTTACTAGAAAAAAAGAAGTAAAACAATCAATTGTTGGGCGAATGCGACAGTCGACTATCTTGGATCATCTGCAATCTGCAGGAAAATCGAAGATTAGTAAGACGTCTGTTGAAGCTGATGCATCAGGTTCAAGAGCAAAGGTTGTAGGATTATCGTCGTGCTCTATAGAAGAAGATGTGGGACTAGATTGGGAAGTTAGAGCGAATAGGTTGTTGCAGCAACATTTTGGTTACGCGTCGATTAAGACATTTCAAAAGGAAGCATTGGAAGCTTGGATGGCCCACAAAGACTGCCTTGTTCTTGCTGCAACAGGATCTG GTAAATCGTTATGTTTTCAAATTCCAGCTTTATTAACGGGGAAGGTGGTAGTGGTGATATCCCCATTAATAAGCTTGATGCATGACCAGTGCTTGAAACTAGCAAAGCATGGTGTCTCAGCCTGTTTCCTTGGATCTGGACAGATTGATCATACTGTCGAGCAGAAAGCAATGGGTGGGATGTATCAAATCATCTACGTATGCCCTGAGACGATCTTAAG ATTGATAAAACCACTTCAAAGCCTTGCAGAAAGCCGTGGAATTGCTTTATTTGCAATCGATGAAGTTCACTGCGTCTCAAAGTGGGGTCATGATTTTCGACCCGACTACAG GCGATTATCTGCACTGAGAGAGAACTTCAATACTGAAAAGTTTCCTTTTTTAAAGTTTCCTATACCAATAATGGCTTTAACTGCTACTGCCACCACTCGAGTCCGGGATGATATTTTAAACTCATTGCGAATGTCAAAAGATCCAAAGATTGTTCTCACCTCCTTTTTCCGCCCAAACCTTCGGTTCTCA GTGAAGCATAGTAGAACATCTGCATCCTCGTATGAGAGGGACTTTTGTGAGTTGATTGAAGCATACAGCAGTGACCAGAACtgcattaaaaataaaaataaaaataaaaataaaaatgaaaataaacatGATATATTAAAAGAAAGGGAAAAGAATTGGTTGGAGTGTACCGATGATGGGGATTCTTTTGAAAGCGATGATGATATAACTGATCCAAGCAAAAGTTGGGATGACGGTTCAAAGATTAAAGAACTGTCAGTTGAATATCTTGAAGATGAGTGTGACCTATCCCTCGATGTTGATGACTTGGATG TTACTTGTGGAGAATTTAATGTACGGTCATCCACAAATGAAGTAAATAATCATGCCTCTTCTAGTCATGCAGAAGGGGAGATGGCAGTTGACCTCGGGTCAACCATTATCTATGTCCCGACCAGAAAAGATACAGTAAGCATAGCAAAGTATCTCTGTAGATACGGTGTAAAAGCTGCTGCTTATCATGCCAAG CTGCCAAAAACACAACTGAGACAGGTGCACAAGGAGTTTCATGAGGATTCTTtacat GTTGTGGTCGCAACAATTGCTTTTGGTATGGGTATTGATAAATTAAATGTTCGAAGGATCATTCACTATGGTTGGCCTCAG AGTTTGGAAGCGTATTACCAAGAAGCAGGTAGAGCCGGGAGGGATGGAAAATTAGCTAATTGTG TTCTATATGCAAATTTGTCAAGAATGCCATCGCTTCTTCCTAGTCGAAGAAATGAAGAACAGACTAGACAAGCTTATAAGATGTTATCTGATTGCTTCAG ATATGCTGTGCATACTTCTAAATGTCGAGCCCAAATGCTAGTACAATATTTTGGGGAAGATTTTACCGATCATGATTGTCATAC GTGTGATGTTTGTATTAAGGGACCTCCTGAAAAGCAAGATGTGAAGGATGAAGCTACACTTCTCCTGCAGATCATTGCTGCTCATAAT GAAAATAGAAGTTATCTGGAAGACTGTTCCTATGATGATGACAATAGAAGGCAAATATGCATTGCAAAGCCAAATGTTAAGATGTTTGTTAGTAGAATTAGGGAACAG GATATAAAGTTTGCAACTACTGATATTTTATGGTGGCAAGGTCTCGTACGTATCCTGGAAGACAAAGGGTTTCTTAGAGAGGCAGATGAGAAG ATTCATGTTCAGATTAAATATCCTGAATTAACAAAACTTGGGTTGGAATATTTGAGGACAAAATCGGAGCAACCGTTGTATGTTTGTCCAGAAGCAGATATGTTGCTCTCCCAAACTACGCCAAAACCGTTTTCATCTTTTTCAGAATGGGGAAAAGGTTGGGCTGATCCCGAGATTCGTAAGCGAAGATTATCAAGAAATCGACCATGGAAACCGCCACGCCAAAGAAAGAAACAAAAGCGTCAGGTGGATATGAAAACTGTTCGA